The Thermus albus genomic sequence GCACCCTGGGCCTCCTTGCCCGGTAGAGGAGGTAGACCAGGAGGAGGACCGGGAGGAGGAGCCAGAGCATCCCCCTTAGCCTAGCCGGACCCCTCGGCGTCTGCTAGGGTAGGAAGGGCCCAAGGGCTTGGGCAGGTCCGGATTCCCGGGGCGGGGGTTTGGAGGAAAGGCCATGTGGACTTTGGGCATAGACACCTCTTGCGACGACACTGGGGTGGGCTTGGTACGGGATGGGGAAGTGGTGGCCAACCTGGTGGCCAGCCAAGTGGCCCTGCACCAGGCCTTTGGTGGGGTGGTGCCCGAGCTGGCGAGCCGCGAGCACCTCAAGGCCCTTCCCCTCCTGGTGAAGGAGGCCTTGGCCCAGGCGGGGATCGGGCCCAAGGACCTCTCCCTGGTGGCGGCTACCCGGGGTCCGGGGCTCATCGGGGCCCTTTTGGTGGGGTACACCTTCGCCAAGGGGCTTGCTTGGGCCCTGGATAGGCCCTTTTACGCCATCCATCACCTCGAGGCCCATATTGTCGCCGCTTGGCCCGAGGGCTTAAACCCCCCTTTCCTGGCCCTGGTGGCCTCCGGGGGGCACACCCACCTCTTCCTGGTGGAGGCCTTGGGCCGCTACCGCCTCCTGGGGGCCACCCGGGACGATGCCGCCGGGGAGGCCTTTGATAAGGTGGCCAGGCTTCTGGGCCTGGGGTTCCCCGGGGGGCCGGAGATCGAACGTTTGGCCCAGGAGGCTAGGGAAGGAGTGCCCTTTCCCGTTCCCCTCAAGGACCAGAAGGGGTATGACTTCAGCTTCTCCGGCCTTAAGACCAAGGCGGTGCAGCTTCTGGAGGCAGGGCATGAGGCCCCGGCCTTGGCCAAGGGCTTCCAGGAGGCGGCGGTGGAACATTTGGCCCAGGTGGTCCTCCGGGCCGCCAAGGACACCGGCCACCGGGTGCTCCTGGTGGCGGGGGGGGTGGCGGCCAACCGCGCCCTTCAGGCCCGCTTCCAGGAGGCGGGGCTCACCGTCTACTTCCCTCCTAAAGGGCTTTCCCAGGATAACGGGGCCATGGTGGCCTTGGCCGCCTGGCGGCGCCACCAAGCGGGTTTTTCCCCTAGCCCCTTATCCCTGGGGGCCGCCGCCTACTGGCCCTTGGAGGAAGCCTGAAGGCTTTCTCATCCAATAGGGGTACAATCGGCCTTAGGATGCTGGGCCTCATACGGAAGCTTTTTGACAACAACGAGCGGGAGATCGCCCGCTACTACAAGCAAGTGGTGGAGCCCACCAACCGGCTGGAGCCGGAGGTGGAGGGGATTCCCGATCTGGCCTCGGCCTACGGGGAACTTAAGGAGAAGCACGAAAGGGGGGCAAGCCTCGAGGAGCTTCTTCCCATGGCCTTCGCCCTAACCCGGGAGTCCGCCAAGCGCTTTTTGGGCATGCGCCACTTTGACGTGCAGCTCATCGGCGGGGCGGTCCTCCACGAGGGCAAGATCGCCGAGATGAAGACCGGGGAGGGGAAGACCTTGGTGGCCACCCTGGCCGTGGCCTTGAACGCCCTGAGGGGCAGGGGTGTGCACGTGGTCACGGTGAACGACTACCTGGCCCGGCGGGATGCCGAGTGGATGGGGCCCGTGTACCGGGGCCTGGGCCTCAGCGTGGGGGTGATCCAGCACGGCTCCACCCCCGAGGAGCGCCGCAGGGCGTACCTCGCGGACGTCACCTACGTGACCAACTCCGAGCTGGGCTTTGACTACCTGCGGGACAACATGGCGATAGCCCCGGACCAGCTGGTCCTCCGCCACGACACCCCCTTGCACTACGCCATCATTGACGAGGTGGACTCCATCCTCATCGACGAGGCCCGCACCCCCCTCATCATCTCGGGCCCCGCGGAAAAGGCCACCGACCTCTACTACAAGATGGCGGAGATCGCCAAGAAGCTGGAAAAGGGCCTGCCCGCCGAGCCCGGGGTGCGCAAGGAGCCCACGGGGGACTACACCATTGAGGAGAAGAACCGCGCTGTGCACCTCACCCTTCAGGGGATCGCCAAGGCGGAAAAGCTCTTGGGGGTGGAAGGGCTTTTCAGCCCCGAGAACATGGAGCTGGCCCACATGCTCATCCAGGCCATCCGGGCCAAGGAGCTCTACCACCGGGACCGGGACTACATCGTCCAGGATGGCCAGGTCATCATTGTGGACGAGTTCACGGGCCGGCTCATGCCGGGGCGGCGCTATGGGGAAGGCCTCCACCAGGCCATCGAGGCCAAGGAGGGGGTGCGGATTGAAAGGGAGAACCAGACCCTGGCCACCATCACCTACCAGAACTTCTTCCGCCTCTACGAGAAGCGGGCCGGCATGACCGGCACCGCCAAGACCGAGGAGAAGGAGTTCCAGGAGATCTACGGCATGGACGTGGTGGTGGTGCCCACCAACCGCCCCATGATCCGCAAGGACTATCCCGACGTGGTCTACCGCACGGAAAAGGGCAAGTTCTATGCGGTGGTGGAGGAGATCGCCGAGAAGTACGAGAGGGGCCAGCCCGTCTTGGTGGGCACCATCAGCATTGAGAAGTCGGAAAGGTTATCCCAGATGCTTAAAGAGCCCCGCCTCTACCTGCCCCGGCTGGAGATGCGCCTGGAGCTATTCAAGAAGGCCAGCCAGAAGCAGCAGGGGGAGGCGTGGGAGCGCCTGAGGAAGCTCTTGGAAAAGCCCACCCAGTTTAAGGACGAGGACCTGGCCCCCTTTGAGGAGCTCATCCCCCCCAAGGGCAACCTGCGCGCGGCTTGGGAGGGTCTAAAGCGGGCGGTGCACACCCTGGGTATCCTGCGCCAAGGTATTCCCCATCAGGTGCTCAACGCCAAGCACCACGCCAAGGAGGCGGAGATCGTGGCCCAGGCGGGCCGGAGCAAGACGGTCACCATCGCCACCAACATGGCGGGCCGGGGTACGGACATCAAGCTGGGCGGAAACCCCGAGTACATGGCGGCGGCCCTTCTGGAGAAGGAGGGCTTTGACCGGTACGAGTGGAGGGTGGAGCTCTTCATCAAGAAGATGGTGGCGGGCCAGGAGGAGGAGGCCCAGGCCCTGGCCCAGGAGCTGGGGATCAAGCCCGAGCTTCAGGAAAGGATCCGCCAGATCCGGGAGGAGTGCAAAGCCGACGAGGAAAGGGTGCGAGGGCTGGGCGGGCTTTTCATCCTGGGCACCGAGCGGCACGAGTCCCGCCGCATTGACAACCAGCTCCGGGGCCGCGCCGGGCGCCAGGGGGACCCGGGGGGTAGCCGCTTTTATGTGAGCTTTGACGACGACCTCATGCGCCTTTTCGCCTCGGACCGGGTCATCGCCATGCTGGACCGCATGGGCTTTGACGACTCCGAGCCCATAGAGCACCCCATGGTGACCCGCTCCATCGAGCGGGCGCAAAAGCGGGTGGAGGACCGGAATTTCGCCATTCGCAAGCAGCTTTTGCAGTTTGACGACGTGATGGCCCGGCAGAGGGAGGTCATCTACGCCCAGCGCCGCCTGATCCTCTTGGGTAAGGACGAGGAGGTGAAGGAGGCGGCCCTGGGCATGGTGGAGGAGACGGTGGCCGGGATCGCGGAAAACGTCCTAAACCCACAGGTGCATCCTGAGGACTGGGACCTCGAGGCCTTGAAGGCCACCCTTTTGGACACCGTACCCCAGCTTGCAGACTTTCCCTTTGAGGAGCTTAGGGCTCTAAAACCCGAAGAGGGTACAGAGCGCCTGGTGGAGGCGGCCCTGAAGGCCTACGAGGCCCGGGAAGCCGAACTGACCCCACTCCTCATGCGGGCCGTGGAGCGCTTCGTGATCCTCAACGTGGTGGACTCCGCCTGGAAGGAGCACCTTCACAACCTGGACGTGCTTCGCCAGGGCATCTTCCTCCGGGGTTATGGGCAAAAAGACCCCTTCCAGGAGTACAAGATTGAGGCCACCCGGCTTTTCAACGACATGGTGGGCTTCATCAAGGGGGAGGTGGCCAAGTTCCTCTTCCGGCTCAAGGTGGAGGCGGAGCCCGTGCGCCCGGTGCGGGAAGCCCCGTACGTGCCCGTTCCCTCCCCTAAGGAGGAGGCCCGGCCCTTTGGCGTGGAGAAGAAGCGCCCCCTTACCCCGCCTCCCCAGCCGGGTCTTTCCCGGGCCGAGCGCCGGCGGATGATGCGGGAGGAGAAGAAGCGTAAAAAGTAAGGAGAATGGCCTGGGGTGGCCCCAGGCTCTTTTCTCCAGTTTCCTACTCCAAGCCCCACCGAGATGGCGTCTACCCAAGGTCCTTCCCAGGGCCCCCACCCTTGCTTGGGCCAGGGTGAGGTGGTATCAGGCCTCCACCTGGAGGCTAGCGGGGTCCAGGTTAGTATAGACGTGTTGGACGTCGTCCAGGTCCTCTAGAGCCTCCACCAGGCGCATCACCTTGGCCGCCTCTTCTGGGGGCAGGGCTACCGTGTTCTGGGGGTGCTGTACCACCTCCACCGCCTCCACGGGGATGCCCCGCTTCTTAAGCTCCTCGGCTATGCGGTAGGTCTCGGCGGGGTCGGTGTAGAGGGTAAGGCTTGCCCCTTCCTCCTCGAGGTCCAAGGCCCCAAGCTCAATGGCCGCCTCCTGAGCCGCCTCGGAGTTTTGGCAGACGATCACCCCTCTGCGCTCAAACTGCCAGGCCACGCTGCCCGAGGTGCCCAGGGAGCCCCCATATTTGCTGAATACATGGCGCACTTCTCCGGCGGTACGGTTGCGATTCTCAGTTAAGGCGTAAACCAGGAGAGCCACGCCGCCAGGGGCGTAGCCTTCATAGACGATCTCCTCGTACTGCTCGGCACCGTCCCCCCCGCCTTGAAGCTTCTGGAGGAGGCGCTCAATGTTTTCCATGGGGACATCGTCGGCCCGGGCCGCCTCTATGGCGTTGCGCAGCTGGACGTTGGCCTCGGGGTAGGGGCTTCCCCCGGCTCGGGCGGCCGCCTGGATGGCCCTTAGGTGCTTGGAGATGATCTTGCCGCGCTTGAGGTCGTTGGCGGCCTTTTTGCGCTTGATCTGTGCCCACTTGCTATGACCGGCCATGGCTCACCTCACCCATTATAGCCAGCTTTTCCAGCACTTTCTCCGCCAGGCGCTCCCCGGCCTCGCGGAAGGGATGGAAGAGGAGGGTGACGCCGGCGGCCTCCAGGGCCGGGTCTTCCTCCAGGTGGAAGCTGGTGGCGGCCAGAATGCCCCTGAAGCCCCGCTCCTTCAGCCAGCGGGCCGCCAGGAGTTTGGCCTCGAGGTCCGGTAGGGCCAGGACTATGGCCTTGAGGTTCCTAAGGTCCAGGCGTTCCCAAAGCTCGGGGTCCTCCGCGTCCCCGTAGAAGACCTTCCGCCCCTTGGCTTGGTGGCGGGCCACCTTCTCGGGATCGGCGTCCAGGCCCACGGGGCGCTCCCCCTTGGCTTCCAGGATGCGGTAGACGGCCCCCCCGGTACGGCCCATGCCCACGATGAGCACCGTGGTCCCTTCCAGGCGCTCGGGTTCCTGGTCGGGGTGGGCTACTTTCCGCTCCAGGGGGAGGAGGCGGGATTCCAAGCGCTTGTAGAGGCTATGGCTGTACCGGGCCAAGGGGGCCGACAGCGCCATGGAGAGGGCCACCACCAGGGCAAGGGTGGAAAGGCTAAGGGGAAGAAGACCCGCTCGTTCCAAGACCACGCCCACGATTAGGGCGAACTCGGAATAGTTGCCCAGGTACATCCCGCTGACGAAGGCGGTGCGGGCCCGAAGCCCCAGGAGGAGAAAAAGGCCGAAAAAAAGAGGGGATTTGACCAGGGTGAGGAGGAGGAGGGTCAGGACCAGCCCCACCTCCACGCCCCGTAGCCCCTCCCTTAGCCCTATGTCCAGGAAGAAGGCCACCAGGAAGGCCTCCTTCAGGCTCCAAAGGGCCTTGGCCATCTCCCCCCCCTTTTCATGGCCGGCGAGGAGGACCCCCATCAGGAGGGCCCCCAGCTCCGGGGATAGGCCCACCTGGCGGAAGCCCTCCCCCCCAAGGAGGGCCAGGCCCAGACCGAAGAGCACCAAGAGCTCGTCGTGGCCGCTTTTCTCCAAGAGCCAGGCCATGGCAAACCGCCCTAGGGGCAGGAGGAGGATCAGGCCGGCCCAGGGGCTGATCCGGTTTTCGCCATAGAGGGTGATGAGGCCCACGGCCACCAGGTCCTGAAGGACCAGGATGCCTACGCTGAGGCGGCCGTGGTAGGTGGTGAGCTCCTTTTTGTCCTCCAGGACCTTCACCACCAGCACGGTGCTGGAAAAGGCCAGGGCTATGGCCAGGGGAAGGTTTCCCAAGAAGAGAAGGGTCAGGAGGGAAAAGAGCAAGAGGTGGAGTCCCCCGGCCACCAGGACGCGAGGCTCCAACAGGTCCTGGAAGCGGAGCTTTAATCCCACGGTGAAAAGCAAAAGGAGGACCCCGATTTCGGCCGCATGGTGTAAAAACTCCGTCTCCCTCAGGCCCAGCCCGTGAAGGGCAAAACCGGCCGCCAAATACCCCACCAAGGGGGGAAGCCCCAGGCGGCTCGTCAGTAAGCCCAGGGCGAAGGCCGCGGCCACCCAAAGGGCCTCCATGGGTTCCAGGGTAGCAAAGAAATCAAAACACGGTAGGCTTTACCCTTCCGTGTTTCTACACCCGTCCCCTCATTTCTTCTCGGCCAGGGCTTTGTCCAGGAGGTTCTTCCATTCCTCGTAGCTCAGGAAGCCGGTGCGCTTCTCCCCGGCGATGAAAAAGGTGGGGGTGCCGGTGAGCCCCAGGTCCGTGGCCAGCTTTTGGTCGGCCAGGACCCCCTCCCGGTGCCTTCCGGAGGCCAGGCACTGGGCGAAGGCATCTTCGTCTAGACCCATCTGCCCCGCCAGGTCCACCAGGTAGCGGTCCAGCACGCTTCCTTGCAGTTCGCCCCAACTGGAGGCGGCCCGGAAGAGGACCTCGTGGTACTCGTAGTAACGCCCTTGGTCGGCGGCGCAGGCGGCGGCCTCCCCCGCTCGGATCACATTGGCTTGGCCCGGGAAGGGGAAGTCACGGAAGAGGTAGCGCACCTTGCCGGTGTCTATGTACTCAGCCTTAAGCCGGGGAAGGACGTTCAGGGCGTGGTTCTGGCAATGGGGGCAGAGGTAGTTGGAAAAGTCCACCACGGTTACGGGGGCATCCTCGCGTCCCAGGGTGAAGCGGGCCCCCTGGGCAGGGTCTAGCCCCGCCTTGCCCTTGGGTCCGAAAAGGATCCAGCCAAGGCCCAAAAGGGCTAGGGCCACCACCACGAGAACTATGGCGCGCTGCATGGGCTTACTCTACCACGCCCCGGATGAGAAGCCTCAAGCCGGGCCCAGTTGGGCTAGAAAAAGGCCTTTAGCCCCCGTAGGGGGCTTGCCGGGCCTCTCCCTCGGGGGTCACGTAGAAGGGATTTTGGTCCGTGGATACCAGGGTTTCCCGGTCTATGGCCTCCTGGATGTCCTTGGGCAGGACGAACATGGCCTCGAGGTAGGGGGCGGAAAGGTGGCGGAGGGCTAGGTTCCGTTCCCGGATGCGAGCCTCTATGACCCCCTCGGAGAAGGCGGCGGGATCGAAGGCGTCCGAGGCCAGGAGGAAGCCGAAGTTCAGGAAGAAGCCGGGGATGTGGTTCTTGTAGCTGCGCACGTAGCGGAAGGCCTCCCGCACCGTGCGGTGGATCACCGGGTGGATCCGGTGGTGGGTGAGCATGATCATGCCCGCCTGCATGCCCATGATCCCGCCGGGGTTCAGGTGGGCCTTGACCAGCCGGTAGAACTCCACCGTATAGAGGAGCCGGGCGGGGTTGTCCTCCCCCACGGGATCGGTGAGGTCGATGACGACCACATCGTACGTGTCCTGGGTCTGCTCCAGGTAAGCCCGGGCGTCGTCAATGATCAGGACCGCC encodes the following:
- the tsaD gene encoding tRNA (adenosine(37)-N6)-threonylcarbamoyltransferase complex transferase subunit TsaD, whose translation is MWTLGIDTSCDDTGVGLVRDGEVVANLVASQVALHQAFGGVVPELASREHLKALPLLVKEALAQAGIGPKDLSLVAATRGPGLIGALLVGYTFAKGLAWALDRPFYAIHHLEAHIVAAWPEGLNPPFLALVASGGHTHLFLVEALGRYRLLGATRDDAAGEAFDKVARLLGLGFPGGPEIERLAQEAREGVPFPVPLKDQKGYDFSFSGLKTKAVQLLEAGHEAPALAKGFQEAAVEHLAQVVLRAAKDTGHRVLLVAGGVAANRALQARFQEAGLTVYFPPKGLSQDNGAMVALAAWRRHQAGFSPSPLSLGAAAYWPLEEA
- the secA gene encoding preprotein translocase subunit SecA — translated: MLGLIRKLFDNNEREIARYYKQVVEPTNRLEPEVEGIPDLASAYGELKEKHERGASLEELLPMAFALTRESAKRFLGMRHFDVQLIGGAVLHEGKIAEMKTGEGKTLVATLAVALNALRGRGVHVVTVNDYLARRDAEWMGPVYRGLGLSVGVIQHGSTPEERRRAYLADVTYVTNSELGFDYLRDNMAIAPDQLVLRHDTPLHYAIIDEVDSILIDEARTPLIISGPAEKATDLYYKMAEIAKKLEKGLPAEPGVRKEPTGDYTIEEKNRAVHLTLQGIAKAEKLLGVEGLFSPENMELAHMLIQAIRAKELYHRDRDYIVQDGQVIIVDEFTGRLMPGRRYGEGLHQAIEAKEGVRIERENQTLATITYQNFFRLYEKRAGMTGTAKTEEKEFQEIYGMDVVVVPTNRPMIRKDYPDVVYRTEKGKFYAVVEEIAEKYERGQPVLVGTISIEKSERLSQMLKEPRLYLPRLEMRLELFKKASQKQQGEAWERLRKLLEKPTQFKDEDLAPFEELIPPKGNLRAAWEGLKRAVHTLGILRQGIPHQVLNAKHHAKEAEIVAQAGRSKTVTIATNMAGRGTDIKLGGNPEYMAAALLEKEGFDRYEWRVELFIKKMVAGQEEEAQALAQELGIKPELQERIRQIREECKADEERVRGLGGLFILGTERHESRRIDNQLRGRAGRQGDPGGSRFYVSFDDDLMRLFASDRVIAMLDRMGFDDSEPIEHPMVTRSIERAQKRVEDRNFAIRKQLLQFDDVMARQREVIYAQRRLILLGKDEEVKEAALGMVEETVAGIAENVLNPQVHPEDWDLEALKATLLDTVPQLADFPFEELRALKPEEGTERLVEAALKAYEAREAELTPLLMRAVERFVILNVVDSAWKEHLHNLDVLRQGIFLRGYGQKDPFQEYKIEATRLFNDMVGFIKGEVAKFLFRLKVEAEPVRPVREAPYVPVPSPKEEARPFGVEKKRPLTPPPQPGLSRAERRRMMREEKKRKK
- a CDS encoding YebC/PmpR family DNA-binding transcriptional regulator, with the translated sequence MAGHSKWAQIKRKKAANDLKRGKIISKHLRAIQAAARAGGSPYPEANVQLRNAIEAARADDVPMENIERLLQKLQGGGDGAEQYEEIVYEGYAPGGVALLVYALTENRNRTAGEVRHVFSKYGGSLGTSGSVAWQFERRGVIVCQNSEAAQEAAIELGALDLEEEGASLTLYTDPAETYRIAEELKKRGIPVEAVEVVQHPQNTVALPPEEAAKVMRLVEALEDLDDVQHVYTNLDPASLQVEA
- a CDS encoding cation:proton antiporter family protein; the protein is MEALWVAAAFALGLLTSRLGLPPLVGYLAAGFALHGLGLRETEFLHHAAEIGVLLLLFTVGLKLRFQDLLEPRVLVAGGLHLLLFSLLTLLFLGNLPLAIALAFSSTVLVVKVLEDKKELTTYHGRLSVGILVLQDLVAVGLITLYGENRISPWAGLILLLPLGRFAMAWLLEKSGHDELLVLFGLGLALLGGEGFRQVGLSPELGALLMGVLLAGHEKGGEMAKALWSLKEAFLVAFFLDIGLREGLRGVEVGLVLTLLLLTLVKSPLFFGLFLLLGLRARTAFVSGMYLGNYSEFALIVGVVLERAGLLPLSLSTLALVVALSMALSAPLARYSHSLYKRLESRLLPLERKVAHPDQEPERLEGTTVLIVGMGRTGGAVYRILEAKGERPVGLDADPEKVARHQAKGRKVFYGDAEDPELWERLDLRNLKAIVLALPDLEAKLLAARWLKERGFRGILAATSFHLEEDPALEAAGVTLLFHPFREAGERLAEKVLEKLAIMGEVSHGRS
- a CDS encoding DsbA family protein; translation: MQRAIVLVVVALALLGLGWILFGPKGKAGLDPAQGARFTLGREDAPVTVVDFSNYLCPHCQNHALNVLPRLKAEYIDTGKVRYLFRDFPFPGQANVIRAGEAAACAADQGRYYEYHEVLFRAASSWGELQGSVLDRYLVDLAGQMGLDEDAFAQCLASGRHREGVLADQKLATDLGLTGTPTFFIAGEKRTGFLSYEEWKNLLDKALAEKK
- the speE gene encoding polyamine aminopropyltransferase is translated as MDYGMYFFEHITPFETMVRRMERVIASGRTKYQDYFLFETQGFGKVLVLDKDVQSTERDEYVYHETLVHPAMLSHPEPKAVLIVGGGEGATLREVLKHPTVERAVMVDIDGELVEVAKQHMPEWHQGAFEDPRAVLIIDDARAYLEQTQDTYDVVVIDLTDPVGEDNPARLLYTVEFYRLVKAHLNPGGIMGMQAGMIMLTHHRIHPVIHRTVREAFRYVRSYKNHIPGFFLNFGFLLASDAFDPAAFSEGVIEARIRERNLALRHLSAPYLEAMFVLPKDIQEAIDRETLVSTDQNPFYVTPEGEARQAPYGG